A section of the Candidatus Zixiibacteriota bacterium genome encodes:
- the trmD gene encoding tRNA (guanosine(37)-N1)-methyltransferase TrmD: MKITILTIFPEFFESPLRQSLLKKAIDSGVLEVELIDIRKYSTNKHNTVDDTPFGGGGGMVMKIEPLYDALSTALYESDTQNRRIVLTSAAGRKYDHATAVKYSLFDHLIVVCGRYKGVDERISRFFDLDEISIGDYIINGGETAALVILESVFRLLPGSIHKIESALSDSFSDELLGAPVWTRPAEFLGQRVPDVLVEGDHARQERFRRWCALKRTVENRPDLLWRAQLSDEDRGMLESIAAGREFEN; the protein is encoded by the coding sequence ATGAAGATTACCATTCTCACAATCTTCCCGGAATTTTTTGAAAGTCCGCTGCGGCAGTCGCTGTTGAAGAAGGCGATTGACTCCGGCGTGCTCGAAGTCGAGCTCATCGATATCCGTAAGTACTCAACCAACAAGCATAACACGGTGGATGACACCCCGTTCGGCGGCGGCGGCGGAATGGTCATGAAGATTGAACCGCTGTACGATGCGCTTTCTACCGCGCTGTATGAAAGTGATACCCAGAACCGCCGGATCGTGCTAACCTCCGCCGCAGGCAGGAAATACGACCACGCGACGGCGGTGAAATACTCGCTCTTCGACCATCTTATCGTTGTTTGCGGACGCTACAAGGGCGTCGACGAACGCATTTCTCGATTTTTCGACCTTGATGAAATCTCGATCGGAGATTATATAATCAACGGCGGCGAAACGGCCGCCCTTGTTATCTTGGAGTCGGTCTTCCGGCTGCTCCCCGGTTCAATCCACAAGATTGAGTCGGCCTTAAGTGACTCGTTCAGCGACGAACTTCTGGGAGCGCCAGTATGGACGCGCCCGGCCGAGTTTCTCGGTCAGCGAGTGCCGGATGTCCTCGTGGAGGGCGACCATGCCCGCCAGGAGCGTTTTCGTCGGTGGTGTGCGCTGAAGCGCACCGTTGAAAACCGCCCCGACTTGCTCTGGCGCGCGCAGTTGTCCGATGAGGATCGCGGTATGCTGGAAAGCATCGCCGCCGGCCGTGAAT
- the rimM gene encoding 16S rRNA processing protein RimM, producing MDQELIAIGKIVRAHGINGELVVIPLTDFVDRFDDLESVVLEAPQPRRLAVRSVRAHKQQLLIALETIDTRNDAEAHIGEFLSVTRAELVELPEGTLFQFDVVGMEVRSEDGEDLGKIVEIIEMPANDIWRVEGRRSFNLPASGNIILKVDRTARVVTIRLLEGLLDLQ from the coding sequence ATAGATCAAGAGCTAATTGCGATCGGCAAAATCGTCCGCGCCCACGGCATCAACGGCGAGCTCGTCGTAATCCCGCTGACGGACTTTGTCGATCGATTTGACGACTTGGAATCCGTCGTCCTCGAAGCGCCGCAACCGCGCCGACTGGCCGTCCGCTCGGTGCGGGCGCACAAACAGCAGCTGCTGATCGCCCTCGAAACCATCGATACCCGCAATGACGCCGAAGCGCACATCGGCGAATTCCTCTCCGTCACGCGCGCCGAGTTGGTGGAACTGCCGGAGGGGACTTTGTTTCAGTTCGATGTCGTCGGCATGGAAGTTCGATCGGAAGACGGCGAGGATCTGGGAAAGATAGTGGAGATCATCGAAATGCCGGCCAATGACATCTGGCGAGTGGAAGGACGGCGCTCGTTCAACCTGCCGGCCAGCGGCAATATCATCTTGAAGGTCGACCGGACTGCGCGCGTGGTGACGATCCGGCTTCTTGAGGGGCTGTTGGATTTGCAGTAA